One Theropithecus gelada isolate Dixy chromosome 3, Tgel_1.0, whole genome shotgun sequence genomic window carries:
- the ZC3HAV1L gene encoding zinc finger CCCH-type antiviral protein 1-like — MAEPTVCSFLTKVLCAHGGRMFLRDLRGHVELSEARLRDVLQRAGPERFLLQEVETQEGLGDAEAEAAAGAVGGGGTSAWRVVAVSSVRLCARYQRGECQACDQLHFCRRHMLGKCPNRDCWSTCTLSHDIHTPVNMQVLKNHGLFGLNEAQLRILLLQNDPCLLPEVCLLYNKGEALYGYCNLKDKCNKFHVCKSFVKGECKLQTCKRSHQLIHAASLKLLQDQGLNIPSVVNFQIISTYKHMKLHKMLENTDNSSPSTEHSQGLEKQGVHAAGAAEAGPLASVPAQSAKKPCPVCCEK; from the exons ATGGCGGAGCCCACGGTGTGCTCCTTCCTCACCAAGGTGCTGTGCGCCCACGGCGGCCGCATGTTCCTGCGGGACCTGCGCGGCCACGTGGAGCTGTCGGAGGCCAGGCTCCGGGACGTGCTGCAGCGCGCCGGGCCCGAGCGTTTCCTGCTGCAGGAGGTGGAGACCCAGGAGGGCCTCGGGGACgcggaggccgaggcggcggcCGGCGCGGTGGGCGGTGGCGGCACCTCCGCCTGGAGGGTTGTGGCCGTGTCCTCTGTGCGCCTCTGCGCCCGCTACCAGCGCGGCGAGTGCCAGGCCTGCGACCAGCTGCACTTCTGCCGCCGGCACATGCTGGGCAAGTGCCCCAACCGGGACTGCTG GTCTACCTGTACCCTTTCCCATGATATCCACACACCTGTCAACATGCAGGTGCTGAAAAACCATGGACTTTTTGGTCTCAATGAAGCCCAGCTTCGGATCCTGCTTTTGCAGAATGACCCTTGTCTTTTACCAGAG GTCTGTTTGCTCTACAACAAAGGGGAAGCCCTCTATGGCTACTGCAACCTGAAGGATAAATGCAACAAGTTTCACGTGTGCAAATCCTTTGTCAAGGGAGAGTGCAAACTCCAGACCTGCAAACGGTCCCATCAGCTTATCCATGCTGCATCCTTGAAGCTGCTGCAGGACCAAGGACTGAATATTCCAAGTGTTGTTAATTTTCAGATAATCTCCACCTACAAGCATATGAAGCTGCACAAGATGCTTGAAAATACAG ATAATTCATCGCCTTCTACTGAGCATTCACAAGGCCTTGAGAAGCAAGGAGTGCACGCGGCTGGAGCCGCAGAAGCCGGTCCTCTGG